The Lysobacter panacisoli genome includes a window with the following:
- a CDS encoding universal stress protein: MYHHLCLPTDGSALSEHAIEQALILAKTLHARVTAVFVTQPYHVFAVTPEQMVAVRDDYERETRDAARHHLRSIESRAHAASVPCDSVVVEDESPYQAIIAIARERGCDLIAMASHGHRGIKAMVLGSETQKVLTHSSIPVLVYRPGN; this comes from the coding sequence ATGTACCACCACCTGTGCCTGCCCACCGACGGATCCGCGTTGTCCGAACACGCGATCGAACAGGCCCTCATTCTGGCGAAGACGCTGCACGCCCGTGTCACCGCTGTTTTCGTCACCCAGCCTTACCACGTGTTCGCAGTGACGCCCGAACAGATGGTCGCGGTGCGCGACGACTACGAGCGCGAGACGCGCGATGCGGCGCGCCACCACCTGCGCAGCATCGAATCGCGCGCGCACGCGGCGAGCGTGCCCTGCGACAGCGTGGTGGTCGAAGACGAGTCGCCGTACCAGGCGATCATCGCCATCGCCCGCGAGCGCGGCTGCGACCTGATCGCGATGGCCTCGCACGGACACCGCGGCATCAAGGCGATGGTGCTCGGCAGCGAGACCCAGAAGGTGCTGACCCATTCCAGCATCCCGGTGCTGGTGTACCGGCCGGGCAACTGA
- a CDS encoding methylated-DNA--[protein]-cysteine S-methyltransferase produces the protein MNTARQLRDKLEHARRLLDEGEPTLAALAAEVGLSASHLQRQFTARYGLSPAEYLAQRKLGTLKIALREGSDVSAALYDAGYGSPSRVYEGGAAKLGMTPARYRSGGAGEQIRWSIADTALGRALVATTERGICMIELGEDDGALEAKLRDEFPNARLERVDAGRDEFLAPRLRAVADALAGRQAQVPVHLIGTAFQKKVWDALMKIPRGQTRSYAQIAQQIGHPRATRAVASACAGNHVAIVVPCHRVVRSDGSLGGYRWGLPLKQRVLERERAA, from the coding sequence ATGAACACCGCCCGCCAACTGCGCGACAAGCTCGAACACGCCCGCCGACTCCTCGACGAAGGCGAGCCCACGCTCGCCGCGCTCGCGGCGGAGGTCGGCCTGAGTGCCTCGCACCTGCAGCGCCAGTTCACCGCGCGCTATGGGTTGAGTCCGGCCGAATACCTGGCGCAGCGCAAGCTCGGCACGCTCAAGATCGCACTGCGCGAAGGCAGCGACGTCAGCGCTGCGCTGTACGACGCCGGTTACGGGTCGCCCTCGCGCGTGTACGAGGGCGGCGCGGCGAAGCTCGGGATGACGCCGGCGCGCTACCGTTCCGGCGGTGCGGGCGAACAGATCCGCTGGAGCATCGCGGACACCGCGCTCGGCCGCGCGCTGGTCGCGACCACCGAGCGTGGCATCTGCATGATCGAACTCGGCGAGGACGACGGCGCGCTGGAAGCGAAGCTGCGCGATGAATTCCCCAATGCGCGGCTCGAGCGCGTCGATGCCGGCCGCGACGAGTTCCTCGCGCCGCGGCTGCGCGCGGTCGCCGACGCACTGGCCGGCAGGCAGGCGCAGGTTCCCGTGCACCTGATTGGCACCGCGTTCCAGAAGAAGGTCTGGGATGCGCTGATGAAGATCCCGCGCGGGCAGACCCGCAGCTATGCGCAGATCGCGCAGCAGATCGGCCACCCGCGCGCGACGCGTGCGGTCGCCAGCGCCTGCGCCGGCAACCATGTCGCCATCGTCGTGCCGTGCCATCGCGTGGTGCGCTCCGACGGTTCCCTCGGCGGCTACCGCTGGGGCCTGCCGTTGAAGCAGCGCGTGCTCGAGCGCGAACGGGCGGCCTGA